A window of the Schlesneria paludicola DSM 18645 genome harbors these coding sequences:
- a CDS encoding putative signal transducing protein codes for MKNHFVKLISYWSVDEANLAKLHLKSEGIEAELEGETVASVAWINANAIGGVKLLVKDFDVERARKILRLNSEMHASVQHQSELSNAIPADDASGRTELTDEGDEASLTPTA; via the coding sequence ATGAAAAATCACTTTGTCAAACTGATTTCATATTGGTCCGTCGACGAAGCGAACCTCGCGAAGCTGCATTTAAAAAGTGAAGGAATTGAAGCGGAACTTGAAGGCGAGACGGTGGCGAGCGTGGCTTGGATAAATGCCAATGCCATTGGCGGTGTGAAACTACTCGTTAAGGATTTTGATGTAGAGCGTGCCCGAAAGATTCTGCGACTCAATTCAGAGATGCACGCCTCGGTTCAACATCAATCTGAACTATCGAACGCGATTCCTGCTGATGATGCCAGCGGACGTACTGAACTCACTGATGAAGGTGACGAAGCTTCTCTCACGCCAACGGCG
- a CDS encoding phage tail assembly protein T, with protein sequence MTTEQFAEWREYFALEPTRAIDRDRPLATILAAIAGACGKELDIDTALRTWGHHIPEPPFDPDANAAAILAGFGG encoded by the coding sequence CTGACGACCGAGCAGTTCGCGGAATGGCGTGAGTACTTCGCCCTTGAACCGACTCGGGCCATTGATCGCGATCGCCCGTTGGCCACGATCTTGGCGGCGATCGCCGGGGCCTGCGGCAAAGAGCTGGATATCGACACCGCGCTCCGGACCTGGGGGCATCACATCCCCGAACCGCCTTTCGATCCTGATGCGAACGCGGCTGCCATCCTCGCCGGATTCGGCGGGTAG